The Candidatus Auribacterota bacterium genomic interval CATGATCAACTTATGCGCGTCTAGTGGGTAGGTCTCCCTACACGCATTAAAGTGGCTCGAATCCTCTCAAACCCCAGTAAGTTCAACAAATATATTTTCACTTTCTCTCAAAATCATCCAAAAGTGAGAAAGTCGGGCTAACGCTCCGTAAACGTTGCATGCAACTACTATCCTGCCAGTATCTTACAAACTAATTCGCTCCTCCAGGGACAAACTACCACTGACTGTTTTTGGGCATCAAACGTTTAAAAAAAGCCACTGCCTCGAGCACCGCGGCTAAAGTCACGGCTACGAGGCCAGGATAACAAATCTCGTTAAAGAGAATCTGCGTGTATCCCTGCCCGCCGGCAGGCAGGCGCGTTAATCCGTGGCAAAATTATGAAGTAGCTACAGCTCTTCCGCCTCGAGGAAGCCGCGGAGCTTGCGGCTTCGCGTGGGGTGGCGCATCTTGCGGAGTGCCTTTGCCTCGATCTGGCGGACGCGCTCGCGGGTGACGCTGAAGACCCTCCCCACTTCCTCGAGCGTGCGCGGGGAGCCGTCGCCGATGCCGAAGCGGAGCGTGAGCACCTTCTGCTCGCGCGCCGTGAGGGTGTTGAGGACGCTCTCGATCTGCTCCTTGAGGAGGGCGTACCCCGTGGCCATGGCGGGCGACTCGGCCGCCTTATCCTCGATGAAGTCCCCGAAGTGGCTGTCGTTGCTGTCCCCGATCGGCGTCTGGAGCGATATCGGGTGCTGGGCGATCTTCATGATCCCGCGCACCTTCTCGACCGGCAGCTCCATCTCCTCGGCGATCTCATCGGGGGATGGCTCCTTACCGTATTCCTGGACGAGCTTCTTCGAGGCGCGCACGAGCTTGTTGATCGTTTCAATCATATGGACGGGGATGCGGATGGTGCGAGCCTGATCCGCGATGGAGCGGGTGATCGCCTGGCGTATCCACCAGGTGGCGTAGGTGGAGAACTTGTACCCCCGCCGGTATTCGAACTTGTCCACCGCCTTCATCAATCCCATGTTCCCTTCCTGGATCAGGTCGAGGAATGAGAGGCCGCGGTTGGTGTACTTCTTTGCGATGGAGATCACGAGGCGCAGGTTCGCTTCCACCATCTCGCTCTTTGCGGTATGGCCGCGGTGGGCCCAGAGCTTGAGGTTCTCAACCTCCTTCTTGACATTCTCGACCGGCGTGCGCGCCAGGAGCTCTGTTGCGGTGAACTCTTTCTGGATCTGGGAGATCCTGCTCTTCGCGCTCCTCCCACTACGCTTCTTCAGGCGCTCCATCTCGCGCTCGAGATCGAGGATCCTGTGGGCCTCCTTGTCGATCGGCTCAATGAACTCCTCTATCGCGTGCTGCTTGAAGAAGAATTGCTTGACGAGGCTCACCATTGACTCTTGAATCTTCTGGGATTCACGCCTGAGCTTCAACGAGAGCTTGCTCTGAGGTTTCACCTTCCTGATCTGGAGGTATTTCCTGGCCATCTGCGAATCGATTTTCTGGAGCTCCGCGCTGATCTTCTTCGCCGCGACAATGTAGGTGTCCCTGTTTTTGACCTTCTTGTCCTGGATCACCCGGTCGAACCGCTCCCTCCCGGCGCAGACCCTCTCCGCGAGCTCGAGGGCGAGCCTCGGCGTGTAGCCGAGGGAAAAGAGGATGTGTTTGATCTGCGTCTCGGACTTCTCGATCCTCTTGGAGATCTCAACCTCCTGTTCGCGGGTGAGGAGCGGCACCTGCCCCATCTGCTTGAGGTACATCCTGACGGGGTCATCAATGAACTCGAGCTTCGGCGCGCGTTCCTTCTTTTCAATCTTTGCCGCGGCCGCCGCACCGGCCTTCTTGGCCGCCGCCTCCTTGTCGTCGACGATCTCGATGTCCATGCCCCTCAGGAGCATGATGATTGAATCGATCTCCTCAGCGGAGACAATGCTTTCGGGGAGGGCGTCGTTGATGTTGGCGTAGGTGAGGTGTCCCTGATCGTTCGCCTGTCTGATCAGTTCTTTTATCTTCTGGTTTCTCTCGGCTTCAACCATGGTCTCTCGTTGCCCCCTGTCCCGCGCGGAGCGGATCTTGATTCACCCAGCCATGAGGTTACCGTGAGGCGCGCTCAGCAGATCTTCAACAGCTCGGCCTTTTTCTCCATGAGCCGCCGCTGCAGCCCGCTGATCTCTCGCCCGGGCGAGCCCTCTCGCTCCCTGAGGCTTATTTCCCTGGTGAGTTTCCCGATCTCTTCCTTGAGGTTGCGTTTCTTGAGGTAGCGGATACAATCCCTCGCGACCTGTTCGCGATCCCCGCCGGGGTCTTCCTCTGAGATGAGCCCGCTCACCACGCGCGCGCAGTGCTCGTCGTCGAGGCGCGCGAGGAGACGCGTGCAGCCCGCCCACCGGTTCTCTTTCAGCAGGGCGAAAACACTGCCCGCGATGCGCTGGAGCTGTTCGTGCCGGAAATCCTCGGCGGTGAGTTCCAGGGCGACCTGCCTGATGATGTTTTCATCCTCGAGCATGAGTTTGATGATCTCTCGCTCGCCGGCGGGCAGGCGCAGGGCTCCCTGAGTCGCCTCTCCGGCGTTTCCGGGCCCCGGGCCCTGGCGGCGGCCCCTCTTCTTGATTTCTTCAATGATGTACTCCTGGGGGATATCGATCCGTTCGGAGAGCTTATTTCGGTAGGCCTCCCTCAGGACGCCGTCTCCCACCTGCGCGAGGGCGTCGAGAAATTCCGAGGCGATCCGCGCCCTGCCGACCTCGCCCCGGTGATCGTGCCGGCGGAAGAGGTGATCGAGCAGAAAGTCGAAATATTCAGGCGCGCGCCCGACGAGGTCGGAGAATGCCGCCGCGCCCTTTTCGCGGACAAAGGTGTCGGGATCGTGCGCAGGGGGGAGCACCAGCACGCGCACCCTGAGCTCCTCATTCAGGAACGCGTCCAGGCTGCGCATGGCCGCGCTCTGCCCCGCGGCGTCGGCGTCAAAGCTCATCACCACCTCGCGGGTGTAGCGTTTGAGGATCCGCGCGTGGTCGGCGGTGAAGGCTGTTCCCTGCGATGCCACCACGTTCCTGATCCCTGCGGCGTGGAGGGCGAAGAGGTCGAAGTACCCTTCCACGACAATGGAGAAACCGCGCTCGATGAGCTCCCGCTTCGCGTGGTGGATACCGTACAGGCTCCTGCTCTTGTTGAAAAGGAGCGACTCGGGAGAGTTCATGTACTTCGGGGTGCCCTCGTCCAGCACGCGGCCGCTGAACGCGATGATGCGGCCGCTCACGTCGCCGATGGGGATCATGAGCCGGTTGCGGAACCGGTCGAATATCCTGCTTCCCCCCTCTTTGCGCATCGCGAGGCCGAGGGCGAGGAGCACCTCCTCGCGGTGTCCCTTGCCGCGCGCGGCGGTGTAGAGCCCATCCCATGAATCCGGCGCGTACCCGAGGGAGAACTGCTCGATGAGCTCATCGCTCATTCCCCTCCGGTGGAGGTAGGCGAGCACTTTTTTACCGGGGGCGGTCGCCTGAAGCTGGTGCGTGAACCAGCGCGCCGCGAATTCATTGAGCCGGTACAGGTCATCCTTCTTCTCGCCCTCGCGCCCCTCGGCCCGTCGCGTATCCGGAACGGCGATACCCGCTTTTTTCGCGAGGAGCCTCACCGCCTCGGGAAAGGTCACGCGTTCGTAGAGGGCGATGAAGTTGAACACCGATCCTCCGGCGCCGCAGCCGAAGCAGTGCCAGATCTGCTTCTCCGGGCTCACGAAGAATGACGGCGTTTTCTCGTTATGGAAGGGGCAGCACGCCTTGAAGCTCCGCCCCGCGCGCTTGAGTGGAATATAGGAGGAGACGACATCGACGATGTCGCTTGACGACTGTATCTGTTCCACAATGTGCTGCGGTATCATAGTTCCCTGACGTCTCATGCCCGGTGCGCCGCCGTGCTCCCGCGGGGGATCCCCCCGCCCGGACGCAGTGGAATCCACGGATCAACCATGGGGGTGCGGTCGGTGCCGCTTCCAGCCCGGTGGTGGGTGGGCTAATTCCTCTTCACCCGCGTGAAGCCCGAGCAGGTGATCACCTCTAATCGTTCCTTTGTGCAGATGCCATCGAGGAGGAGGTTGAGGCCGAGTGTGTCACTCGAGATGTGGCCCGCGATGACCACATTGAGGTTATGTTTTTTCGCCTCATCGAGATGCTTCTCGCTGAGGTGCATGCCGACGAGCGTCCCCACTCCCGCCTGGGCAAGCTTTTCAAGGATCTTCACTGATCCCTCGGTGCCGCCGGTCATATCGACAAAGATCCGCCCCGCGCGCCGCTCCTCCCTGCCGGAGAGAATCCTGGGGGGAGCGTTGTTCTCCATTGCCCGCTGGTATTCAGGGATCCCCTGGAGGAGGTCGATGATATCACCGATGAGCTCCGGCTTTTTCCGGTCGAAGAGTCGCTGGAGGTGGGTGGTGGCGCAGTTGTCGGCGGGGGTGTGCACGCAGGCGAGCGGCATGTTCACCAGACTGGCGGCATCCACCGTGCGGGTGTGGTTCACCGGCATCACTTTGTGCTCAACCTCCCGGATGCGCTCCTCGAGGAGGGATTCCGCGACATTGATGGGGACGCCGAACCTGTTGAGGATATCAGCCTGCATGTGCATGACGTTGTAGAACCCCGCATATGCCCGCCCGGCCGGGTGGTGGGACAGGACGAGGTCGATCTTCTTCCCGCGTTCCCTCAGACGGTCGGCGAGCATGATCTCTCCGACATCAATGTCTATTCCGGCCAGCAGTCCCCGCACCTCTGTTGAGGGCTGCCCGAAGAGGATGCGGGTGTCGGCGTAGGGATTGTCGAGGCGCTCCCTGTCGAAGGATTTCTTCTTCCTGGCTGACATCTCCGCATAGGCCTCGCGCAGCGCCTTTACCTCACGGCGGATGCGCGCCTGACCGCGCGGATCGTTCTTCTGACCTTCTGCAAGCGCGCGCTCGAAGAATGTGCCGAGCTTCATATGGTTCTTCCTTTTTTTGGGGCGGGGGTCTGGCCCTCGGGTGCGCCGCGGTTCGCGCCCTCCGCTTTCTTCTGCTCGCCCTGTGAACCGATGGAGAGGTCCAGCTCCGTCCGCTGCCTGATCGCGGGCAGCTTTTCGATCACCTCGGCGGCGGGGAGGGATTGCACCCCGGGGTACACGCGCACCGCGACTCTGTACGCGCCGGGAACGGCGGATATGGCGAGTGGCCCGAAGAAGGAGTTCTGGCTGACGGCATTTGAAATTGCCTCCACCCGTACCAGGGCAAGAAGTATCAGCGCCACGCAGGCGAAGAGCAGCGCCTTCGCGCCGCCGATGATTGTTCCGCCCGCCTTATCGAGTGCGGCGATCGCGGGGAGCTGCGTCGCACGGTGCACCGTCTGATTGACCATGTAAAAGAAGAGCAGCACCGCGAGGAGGATTCCCGCGAACGAGAGACCGATGGCGACGTTCCGATCGAGGGAGACGCGCTGGATGAGCCTGTCGGCGCCCTGCTCATAGAATTTGAAGGAGAGGTAGAGGCCGCACACGATGCCCAGAAAGCGAAGCAGCTCTCCAGAGAGCCCCCGCCGGTGACCGATGACCATTCCGCGGATGACCACGACAGCGACTATTGCATCAATCCAGTTGAATCTCATGCCTGAGGCCGTGCCCACAAAGGGTTAGAACGAAAAAACTCAAACACACAATATATCAAATCCAACATAGTCATTTCAATAAATTTGTTGCGCAACCCCTTCCCCATTTTTCCGTGCGCTGCCCTCCATGGCTCCCTCCTGCTTCGCTCATGGTCTCCGAAGAGTCGTGGATTGCACGCCCCTTCAGGCCGTCGTTCAAAGCTCCCTCAATGCACGCCCGGCACATATCTCCCTTCTGAATCTTTTCCCCGTCGAGATAGACGCGCAGGTATTCCCTTGTGAGGCCATAGCCTGCCCTGGCGTCACTTTTGCATCTCCCCTGGACGAGCACCTCCACATCCCTCCCGATAAATCTCCCACTGTATTCGTCCGCCGTTTCGTCCGCGGCGGCGCGCACCAGCGCCCGGTGGCGCTCTTTTATCCCGGGCCGTATCGGATCGCCGAGCTTCCACGCTGCGGTACCGGGCCTCGGGCTGTATGAGAAGATGTGGGCCCGGCTGAATGCGGCATGCTTCACCATGGCAACCGTGTTGTGGATCGCCTCTTCATCCTCGCCGGGGAACCCCACCATGATATCGGTGGTGATCGAGGCGTCAGGCACGCGCGCCCGAATCCGCTGGATCAGCCGCCTGTAGCCGGAGCTGTGGTAGCAGCGGTTCATCGCTCTCAGTATGCGGTCATCGCCGCTCTGCAGGGGGAGGTGCAGGTGCGGACAGAGCGTGCCCCCTGATGCGATGAGTTCAATGAGTTCTTCATTGACGTCTTCGGGCTCTATGGAGCTTAAGCGGATGCGGGCGAGCCCCCTGATGGCCGTGAGATCCCGAATGAGCTGGACCAGTGCGCGCGGTTCGCCGCGGTCCTTGCCGTAGCCGCCGAGGTGAATGCCACAGAGCACTATCTCCATGTGGCCGCTCGACACAAGCGCGGTCGCCTCATTGATAATCTCATCGCGCGCCCTGCTCCTCGATCGGCCCCGGGCGAGTGGGACAATGCAGTAGCTGCAGCGGGAGTCGCAGCCGTCATGGATCTTGAGAAAAGCCCGCGTGTGGTGTGAGAATCCGGTAATCGAGCGCGCCCCGTCCCCGCACCCTCTGCCAATGATATGGTGGAGGCGTTGCTTCATCTCGTTTCCCAGGACATATTTTACGCCGGGGATTGCGGCGAAAGCTTGCGCACTCACATCGGCGCAGCACCCCGTGACGATCACGACGGCATGGGGATACTCACGGCACGCCCGATGCACGGCACGCCTCGATTTTGTCTCGCTCGCATGGGTGACGGCACAGGTATTGATGATGCATAGGTCGGGGTGTGGATCCAGACGATCCGACTCTCTGCAGCCCCGCGAGAAGAGACTCTCGCGGATGAGCTGGCTGTCGTACTGGTTGACCTTGCAGCCGAGCGTGGTGATGGCGAATGTGCTCATTGTTCTGAGCGGGCGGCTCACACTGTCCTCGACAGGAGATACTGGCCGAGGAGAGCCGCCCCTGCGATTGCCGCGGTTTCCGCTCTCAGGATGGCATCGGACAGTCTGCACGGGACCGCTCCGTGGGCGACCAGGCGGGCGAGCTCCTCTCCGGAGAAATCCCCTTCCGGGCCCACGATGAGGAGCAGGCGCATGCCCCGCGCACGCCGTCCCCCCGAGAGAACCTCGGAGAGAGAAGCGCACCCCTCGCGTAGCGAGGCTACCAGAGCCCCGTCTGATCCCCTGATGAGCGGAACGAGCGACTCAAGAGAAGGGAGGAGGCTCGTGTCGGGGATGAAATCCCTGCGGCACTGCCGGCAGGCCTCTACGGCGAGCGCGCGCCATCGCGTGAGTCTCGAATGCCCGGAGGCAGCTCCGCTGCTTCGCGGAATGCTCCTTGTCGTGTGGAAGCCAATGATCGCAGAGGCCCCCAGTTCCGTGCACCGCTGCACCACCGTGTCCATCGCGGGAGCCTTGAGGAGGGCCTGGGCCACGGCAAATGTGCGCTGTGGCGTTGCGGCATGGATGGATTCCAAAACCCTGAGGGTCGCACAGCCGCTGCCTGCCCTGGCGATGACCGCCCTGCAGGACCAGCCCATCCCGTCAAATGCGGTGACCTCATCTCCTTCCCTGAGCCTCAGCACGCGGAGGAGGTAGTGGGCCTCGCTGCCGCGAAGACTGAGCATCTCGCCATGGGGGACATCCGGGTCAATAAAGATGCGGCGCATGCGCATGTTAAAAACAGTTCAAAATGTAAGGTTAAAAGACTTTCAACTTTC includes:
- the rpoD gene encoding RNA polymerase sigma factor RpoD is translated as MVEAERNQKIKELIRQANDQGHLTYANINDALPESIVSAEEIDSIIMLLRGMDIEIVDDKEAAAKKAGAAAAAKIEKKERAPKLEFIDDPVRMYLKQMGQVPLLTREQEVEISKRIEKSETQIKHILFSLGYTPRLALELAERVCAGRERFDRVIQDKKVKNRDTYIVAAKKISAELQKIDSQMARKYLQIRKVKPQSKLSLKLRRESQKIQESMVSLVKQFFFKQHAIEEFIEPIDKEAHRILDLEREMERLKKRSGRSAKSRISQIQKEFTATELLARTPVENVKKEVENLKLWAHRGHTAKSEMVEANLRLVISIAKKYTNRGLSFLDLIQEGNMGLMKAVDKFEYRRGYKFSTYATWWIRQAITRSIADQARTIRIPVHMIETINKLVRASKKLVQEYGKEPSPDEIAEEMELPVEKVRGIMKIAQHPISLQTPIGDSNDSHFGDFIEDKAAESPAMATGYALLKEQIESVLNTLTAREQKVLTLRFGIGDGSPRTLEEVGRVFSVTRERVRQIEAKALRKMRHPTRSRKLRGFLEAEEL
- the dnaG gene encoding DNA primase is translated as MIPQHIVEQIQSSSDIVDVVSSYIPLKRAGRSFKACCPFHNEKTPSFFVSPEKQIWHCFGCGAGGSVFNFIALYERVTFPEAVRLLAKKAGIAVPDTRRAEGREGEKKDDLYRLNEFAARWFTHQLQATAPGKKVLAYLHRRGMSDELIEQFSLGYAPDSWDGLYTAARGKGHREEVLLALGLAMRKEGGSRIFDRFRNRLMIPIGDVSGRIIAFSGRVLDEGTPKYMNSPESLLFNKSRSLYGIHHAKRELIERGFSIVVEGYFDLFALHAAGIRNVVASQGTAFTADHARILKRYTREVVMSFDADAAGQSAAMRSLDAFLNEELRVRVLVLPPAHDPDTFVREKGAAAFSDLVGRAPEYFDFLLDHLFRRHDHRGEVGRARIASEFLDALAQVGDGVLREAYRNKLSERIDIPQEYIIEEIKKRGRRQGPGPGNAGEATQGALRLPAGEREIIKLMLEDENIIRQVALELTAEDFRHEQLQRIAGSVFALLKENRWAGCTRLLARLDDEHCARVVSGLISEEDPGGDREQVARDCIRYLKKRNLKEEIGKLTREISLREREGSPGREISGLQRRLMEKKAELLKIC
- a CDS encoding NGG1p interacting factor NIF3; translation: MKLGTFFERALAEGQKNDPRGQARIRREVKALREAYAEMSARKKKSFDRERLDNPYADTRILFGQPSTEVRGLLAGIDIDVGEIMLADRLRERGKKIDLVLSHHPAGRAYAGFYNVMHMQADILNRFGVPINVAESLLEERIREVEHKVMPVNHTRTVDAASLVNMPLACVHTPADNCATTHLQRLFDRKKPELIGDIIDLLQGIPEYQRAMENNAPPRILSGREERRAGRIFVDMTGGTEGSVKILEKLAQAGVGTLVGMHLSEKHLDEAKKHNLNVVIAGHISSDTLGLNLLLDGICTKERLEVITCSGFTRVKRN
- a CDS encoding CvpA family protein, giving the protein MRFNWIDAIVAVVVIRGMVIGHRRGLSGELLRFLGIVCGLYLSFKFYEQGADRLIQRVSLDRNVAIGLSFAGILLAVLLFFYMVNQTVHRATQLPAIAALDKAGGTIIGGAKALLFACVALILLALVRVEAISNAVSQNSFFGPLAISAVPGAYRVAVRVYPGVQSLPAAEVIEKLPAIRQRTELDLSIGSQGEQKKAEGANRGAPEGQTPAPKKGRTI
- the mtaB gene encoding tRNA (N(6)-L-threonylcarbamoyladenosine(37)-C(2))-methylthiotransferase MtaB yields the protein MSTFAITTLGCKVNQYDSQLIRESLFSRGCRESDRLDPHPDLCIINTCAVTHASETKSRRAVHRACREYPHAVVIVTGCCADVSAQAFAAIPGVKYVLGNEMKQRLHHIIGRGCGDGARSITGFSHHTRAFLKIHDGCDSRCSYCIVPLARGRSRSRARDEIINEATALVSSGHMEIVLCGIHLGGYGKDRGEPRALVQLIRDLTAIRGLARIRLSSIEPEDVNEELIELIASGGTLCPHLHLPLQSGDDRILRAMNRCYHSSGYRRLIQRIRARVPDASITTDIMVGFPGEDEEAIHNTVAMVKHAAFSRAHIFSYSPRPGTAAWKLGDPIRPGIKERHRALVRAAADETADEYSGRFIGRDVEVLVQGRCKSDARAGYGLTREYLRVYLDGEKIQKGDMCRACIEGALNDGLKGRAIHDSSETMSEAGGSHGGQRTEKWGRGCATNLLK
- a CDS encoding RsmE family RNA methyltransferase — encoded protein: MRRIFIDPDVPHGEMLSLRGSEAHYLLRVLRLREGDEVTAFDGMGWSCRAVIARAGSGCATLRVLESIHAATPQRTFAVAQALLKAPAMDTVVQRCTELGASAIIGFHTTRSIPRSSGAASGHSRLTRWRALAVEACRQCRRDFIPDTSLLPSLESLVPLIRGSDGALVASLREGCASLSEVLSGGRRARGMRLLLIVGPEGDFSGEELARLVAHGAVPCRLSDAILRAETAAIAGAALLGQYLLSRTV